The Vitis vinifera cultivar Pinot Noir 40024 chromosome 8, ASM3070453v1 genome segment GTAACTAATCTTATATTATATTGATTCATATCATCTCTTATTCTTTATCTTAGTATAAAAGTATAGTACCATTGGTCTGATCATTAGTTTGGTTCAGATCATATGGACACCTCCAATTCTCAAGATGGGTACTACTCAGACATGGATGAGAGCTTCTCCTTCACCTGCTGCGATTTCAGTGATGATGAAGGGGACGACAACGACGATGACGAATCCTATATTGAAATCGCGCTCGAGCCCTTGCCTACTAAGGACGACGATGATTCGAAGCTACGTGTCTCGTTTTCCTCCTCTAGGGTTCCCTTGAAAGAATTATTCGTGGATCAAGTACCAACCCACCAAGTACTCCTATCTTCTGatgcttcatcatcatcatcattgtcaTCATCCTCATCGTCTAAATCTCGGGGGTCTGAGCTGATTACTTCAGGCCTTCCGGGTACTAATTCCAAAAGTAATAATAGTACGAGGAGGGTGCAATTTTCGGCCATCAATCGAGTACTCAACGCCTTTGTGTCGAGTAGTAGGGTACCATCATCAGAGGAAACCGACCGGATTGATGAAAACCGGCGACTGGCCAGCGCGGAGAGCAGGTAAGAATATTCTGCAAGTTTTGATGACAGATGTTTGACTaaattaatcaaacatttgatattttctttatttcatttttgacTGAATTTAAAACTCCAACTTAGAAAATCAAAGTCCTAAACTCACTAAAACCAAAATTTCAGTCAAATAGGGATAACTCCTGTACTAAAACAAGgaagattcaaaattaattgtCAACAGTTTCAGCTCTATTTTCCAGTACACCAAACAAGATCATAATTTTTCTGGTCCAAGAAAATATTTCCCCTTCAATTGATTAATCTGCATGGATTTGAAGGAAAGCATCTAAGGTCACAACCGCCATAAACGGCAGCATCACAAAGATCTTGATCAAGTTTCGCTCCATCAAAATCAGACCAATGCTCACATCATTTGTGAAACCCCGTCAAGGCAAAGGCAATAAGGTAAAATCACAAGAGATGAGTAGTACTATCTGGAGTCATCGGAAGCTGATCAAGCCATTGGATAACCGGACAGTAGGAGAGGGCCGGGGAGAttgcagaagaaaaaaaaccaaaacctcGGCGGCGATGGATATAAACATGGAGGCCATTAGAGGGGTGTTGGAAGCAATTAGTAGTATGAGCATTGGTGGGAGGAGCAAGCAAACGAAGACGAAGATGAAGAGCTGCCCGGGTTCGATCAAGTGCTCGCCAATTAATGAGAGAGGAGTCGCAGATCGGGAGAGTAGAGGTTACACCAGGGAGAACTCAGTCCAGGCTGCCATTGCCCACTGCAAGAGATCATTTGGGCAAGCACAGGagtttagtttttgaaattGATCAATTCATTTTCCCGTGTTTCTTGTCCAGGAAAAAACCTTTCAAGAAAATTTCTAGGACTTATTCAATCCCCAAGCGCAAATAACCTTAGGACAGAAGGCCTGTTGCCGGGCCATTGTGGAAGAACATTGGGTTGGGCCCCCAAGCTTGGTGCCCAGCCCAAAGGTTTGGGGTGTCCAACCATTAGTAGCTAGGTAGGTGGAAAAGGCCTATCTAGcctttataatataatatcatCACTTCGTAGCATGATCTTATCAGTGCTTTGTCAAAAAGTGACCAATCACAACGTGTCAAGCACATAATTTGATATAA includes the following:
- the LOC104879960 gene encoding uncharacterized protein LOC104879960, with protein sequence MDTSNSQDGYYSDMDESFSFTCCDFSDDEGDDNDDDESYIEIALEPLPTKDDDDSKLRVSFSSSRVPLKELFVDQVPTHQVLLSSDASSSSSLSSSSSSKSRGSELITSGLPGTNSKSNNSTRRVQFSAINRVLNAFVSSSRVPSSEETDRIDENRRLASAESRKASKVTTAINGSITKILIKFRSIKIRPMLTSFVKPRQGKGNKVKSQEMSSTIWSHRKLIKPLDNRTVGEGRGDCRRKKTKTSAAMDINMEAIRGVLEAISSMSIGGRSKQTKTKMKSCPGSIKCSPINERGVADRESRGYTRENSVQAAIAHCKRSFGQAQEFSF